A genome region from Nicotiana tabacum cultivar K326 chromosome 13, ASM71507v2, whole genome shotgun sequence includes the following:
- the LOC107815669 gene encoding uncharacterized protein LOC107815669 has product MQMGGGSKGDPNTPVRLEADSHNYYSLRPRKRKEIFSSGADKYSLRPRKIKHRFSMGADDEEKDEYEGLKFNKTLGQRAETKNYKPKVVLEDNLVKTFSPETPKCATERVREELLGDEEPLERSCKRALGFDSGNIEKDDLVAEAVNSPVYAIQTADSFPCSQTFSGDPSSSKKLGPSSVPSKILRAKLFPYFFAVNPANVVSL; this is encoded by the exons ATGCAAATGGGAGGGGGTTCAAAGGGAGATCCCAACACCCCAGTAAGGCTAGAGGCTGACTCCCACA ATTATTATTCGCTTCGACCACGGAAAAGAAAGGAGATATTTAGCTCGGGAGCAG ATAAATATTCTCTCCGTCCAAGGAAAATAAAGCACAGGTTTAGCATGGGAGCAG ACGATGAAGAAAAAGACGAATACGAAGGCTTGAAATTTAACAAGACGCTGGGGCAAAGAGCCGAAACTAAGAATTACAAGCCAAAAGTAGTGCTTGAAGATAATCTTGTTAAGACCTTTAGCCCTGAGACACCGAAATGTGCTACCGAAAGAGTAAGAGAAGAATTATTGGGAGATGAAGAACCCTTGGAAAGATCCTGTAAGCGAGCTTTGGGTTTTGATTCTGGGAATATTGAGAAAGATGATCTAGTTGCTGAAGCTGTTAATAGCCCTGTTTATGCGATCCAAACTGCTGATAGTTTCCCATGCAGTCAAACTTTTTCGGGGGATCCAAGCTCCTCAAAGAAGCTTGGTCCATCGTCGGTTCCTTCCAAGATTCTCCGGGCAAAACTTTTCCCTTATTTCTTCGCTGTCAATCCTGCAAATGTTGTTTCACTATAA
- the LOC107815670 gene encoding DNA glycosylase/AP lyase ROS1-like, translating to MKGIEDSQTSLSNLKKPKLQVPNSESGTIVKRSKNSQTHHKQQDALVPINETPSYTDKMILRTKVVLDEETIREWKLLMQQPEEEGCGSAESDKCKKTWETERELFRGRVASFVSRMHLIQGDRQFSQWKGSIVDSVAGVFLAQNVADNLSSSAFMSLAAEYPYNSTSAENVTTKAESALMSEKATENILSCQSHNAKAKIKLEKSSKGSAITLRQWINRRKVLNRWKRKKEDIGDQQAEPVLRRKNEDLTSVAIKWDNILKSSAFVNPKERSDNTLDAIDWHAVRAATVDEISRAIMLRGMDKKLALRIKNFINRLMLEQGKVDLEWLREVQLEKAKEYLLSIYGLGLKSVECIRLLTLQQQAFPVDTNVGRVLVRLGWVPIQPLPRGQEMHLLKMYPNVKDVHKYLWPRLCTIDYLTLYEFHHQMITFGKVFCTKSSPNCNACPMKAECKHFASAFTSARVCLPGPGERSFANTDTTLAPVDSVADDISVLNRTAIVPLLGEASSSEHLIGDHRNELITYPALECIGETEIEDQYASDIPRITFDGKAFVENLLRYIYETDLSIKDTDMSKALVIATQEAASIPLPKWRNISRLRTEHQVYELPDSHPLLEGLEQREPEDPCPYLLAIRIPGNAASAEPPKEKCESCNSDETLNKVEKCGSCNSDETQNKVAVLNNEPGDNIETVRGTLLIPCRTANRGRFPLNGTYFQVNEVFADEESTKQPIDVPRAWIWNLRRTTLYCGTSIRAIFRGMSTEEVQNCFWRGYVCLRGFNRKTRKPGPLPLDLHRPISKPGKLKSEGKRE from the exons ATGAAAG GTATAGAGGACAGCCAAACCAGCCTTTCAAATCTCAAAAAACCAAAGCTTCAAGTACCTAACAGTGAAAGTGGAACGATAGTGAAACGTAGTAAGAATTCTCAAACACATCACAAGCAGCAAGATGCACTAGTCCCAATCAATGAAACACCTAGTTACACAGACAAAATGATCTTAAGAACAAAAGTAGTCCTCGATGAGGAGACAATACGAGAGTGGAAATTGCTGATGCAACAACCGGAAGAAGAAGGCTGCGGATCAGCGGAATCTGATAAGTGTAAGAAAACGTGGGAAACAGAGAGGGAATTGTTCCGCGGACGAGTGGCATCATTTGTTTCTCGCATGCATCTTATCCAAG GTGATAGACAATTCTCACAGTGGAAAGGTTCAATTGTAGATTCTGTGGCTGGGGTATTTCTGGCTCAAAATGTGGCCGACAACTTGTCAAG CTCTGCTTTCATGTCCCTTGCTGCTGAATATCCTTATAATTCAACCTCTGCTGAAAATGTTACAACGAAAGCAGAAAGTGCACTGATGTCAGAAAAAGCTactgaaaatattttatcatgTCAATCCCACAATGCAAAAGCAAAGATCAAGCTGGAGAAATCATCAAAAGGAAGTGCTATTACTTTGAGACAGTGGATAAACCGGAGAAAAGTATTGAATCGGTGGAAGAGGAAAAAAGAGGACATAGGAGATCAACAAGCTGAACCAGTTTTAAGAAGGAAAAATGAAGACTTGACAAGTGTAGCCATTAAATGGGATAACATACTGAAGTCATCTGCCTTTGTTAATCCCAAAGAGAGAAGTGATAACACATTAGATGCGATAGATTGGCATGCGGTTCGTGCAGCAACAGTGGATGAGATATCGAGAGCTATCATGCTGAGGGGAATGGACAAAAAACTTGCACTAAGAATTAAG AATTTTATCAACCGCCTGATGCTGGAACAAGGGAAAGTGGACCTAGAATGGCTACGTGAAGTTCAACTAGAAAAGGCAAA AGAATACTTGCTGAGCATTTATGGTTTGGGACTGAAAAGTGTAGAATGCATAAGATTGCTCACTCTCCAACAGCAAGCCTTCCCC GTTGACACAAATGTAGGACGAGTACTCGTGCGACTGGGTTGGGTACCTATTCAACCACTTCCACGAGGACAAGAGATGCatcttttaaaaat GTACCCGAATGTGAAAGATGTTCACAAGTATCTCTGGCCACGGTTATGCACAATTGATTATTTAACACT GTATGAATTTCATCATcagatgattaccttcggaaag GTATTCTGTACGAAATCAAGCCCAAATTGTAACGCATGTCCGATGAAAGCAGAGTGTAAACACTTTGCAAGTGCTTTTACAAG TGCAAGAGTATGCCTGCCGGGACCAGGGGAAAGGAGCTTTGCAAATACAGATACTACTTTAGCACCTGTAGACAGTGTGGCCGACGATATTTCTGTTCTCAATCGAACAGCAATTGTTCCTTTATTGGGGGAAGCCTCAAGTTCAGAACATTTGATTGGAGATCACCGGAATGAGCTTATTACCTATCCAGCACTTGAATGTATTGGAGAAACAGAAATTGAAGATCAATATGCCAGTGACATACCTAGAATAACATTTGATGGCAAGGCATTCGTGGAAAATTTATTACGCTACATATATGAGACTGATCTCTCGATAAAGGACACTGATATGTCTAAGGCTTTGGTCATTGCCACTCAAGAAGCAGCATCTATCCCTTTGCCTAAATGGAGGAATATAAGTCGGTTAAGGACGGAGCACCAAGT CTATGAACTTCCAGATTCACATCCACTGTTAGAAGGG CTAGAGCAACGAGAACCTGAAGACCCGTGCCCGTATCTACTAGCAATAAGGATACCAG GAAATGCGGCTTCCGCAGAACCTCCAAAAGAGAAGTGTGAATCCTGTAATTCCGATGAAACTCTAAACAAAGTTGAGAAGTGTGGATCCTGTAATTCTGATGAAACTCAAAACAAGGTCGCTGTGTTAAATAATGAACCAGGAGACAATATCGAGACAGTTCGTGGGACACTTCTG ATTCCGTGTCGAACAGCAAACAGAGGAAGATTTCCACTCAACGGAACATACTTCCAAGTAAATGAG GTTTTTGCAGATGAAGAATCCACTAAACAGCCAATTGATGTTCCGAGGGCATGGATATGGAATTTGCGGAGAACGACCCTATATTGTGGCACCTCCATCAGAGCAATATTTAGAG GGATGTCAACAGAGGAAGTACAAAATTGCTTTTGGAGAG GATATGTATGTCTGAGAGGATTTAACCGAAAAACACGAAAACCTGGACCTCTTCCCCTTGACCTTCATCGTCCAATAAGCAAACCAGGAAAACTGAagagtgaaggaaaaagagaataa